In Agarivorans gilvus, one genomic interval encodes:
- a CDS encoding FAD-binding and (Fe-S)-binding domain-containing protein, protein MIPKLSPEHSLESLYLDYLNKLEQSAFSGEIETSYASRLAVATDNSVYQYLPQAVVFPKNTADIKQLCRLASATHFTAIKLTPRGGGTGTNGQSLTSGIVVDLSKFMNRVLELNVEERWVKVETGIVKDQLNAVLKPHGLFFSPELSTSNRATLGGMINTDASGQGSLVYGKTSDHVLALKAVLVNGEELDTAAIKLDQLDQQRESLSEVLAAVKHACVDKRSLVEEKFPQLNRFLTGYDLKNAYKPEDDSLDLTRILCGSEGSLAFITEAKLDLTAIPKYRSLVTVKYDSFNSALRHAPSLVEAQALSVETIDSKVLNLAQQDVVWDSVSELIQDVPNQDMQGINIVEFAENDAQLQQQKVAALIDTLSAEGISELGVIGFQHCDDLPSINAIYNMRKKAVGLLGNTEGAAKPVAFTEDTCVPPENLADFIVEFRALLDQQGLHYGMFGHVDSGVLHVRPALDLCDPQQEILMREISDQVVALTAKYKGLMWGEHGKGFRSEYGPAFFGEELFAELRKIKAAFDPNNQINPGKICTPLHNEEGLVSVDGTKRGQYDRQIAVEVRDSYKNAMECNGNGLCFNYDTASPMCPSFKATGDRRFSPKGRAGLMREWLRQLAALQVDPLAQEQKLNSGALAPDSWLLKIRNTMAKAKGEYDYSHEVFEAMQTCLACKACTTGCPIKVDVPTFRSRFLNIYHGRYLRPIKDYFVAYVESYAPLMAKAPRLFNSLMEPKWISQLITKFIGMVDIPSLSYPTLAKRLPESLVSKYDFKALQGLTEQQKQKTVLVVQDPFTTFYEAELVEDFVKLAKLLGITPVLLPFKPNGKPQHIKGFLSKFNKSAQTSAAFLNQVAELGIPMVGVEPALVLCYRDEYKHALGEQRGDFVVQVVQEWLDALAPEVGEQLQASDKDIWYLFGHCTEKALKADAFKQWQKVFQRFGASLEDVAVGCCGMAGTYGHDAKQYETSKAIYDLSWKQKMAELPRERCMVTGYSCRSQVKRLEGAKPKHPLQILLTVLS, encoded by the coding sequence ATGATCCCTAAGTTAAGCCCTGAGCATTCGCTAGAGTCTCTTTATTTAGATTATCTGAACAAACTTGAGCAGTCTGCTTTTTCCGGTGAAATTGAAACCTCATATGCCAGTCGTTTAGCGGTGGCTACCGACAATTCGGTATATCAATATTTGCCTCAAGCAGTGGTTTTTCCTAAAAATACTGCCGATATTAAGCAGCTTTGTCGTTTGGCCTCTGCCACCCATTTCACCGCTATCAAGCTTACTCCGCGCGGCGGCGGTACCGGAACTAACGGTCAGTCCCTAACTTCTGGCATTGTGGTCGATTTGTCTAAGTTTATGAATCGAGTGTTAGAGTTAAACGTAGAAGAACGTTGGGTTAAGGTAGAAACCGGTATTGTTAAAGATCAGCTTAATGCGGTATTAAAGCCTCATGGATTATTTTTTTCGCCAGAACTCTCTACCAGTAACCGAGCAACCTTAGGCGGTATGATCAATACCGATGCCTCCGGGCAAGGTTCATTGGTTTACGGTAAAACCAGTGATCATGTATTGGCTTTGAAGGCAGTGTTGGTAAATGGTGAAGAGCTAGATACCGCCGCGATTAAACTTGATCAGCTTGATCAGCAGCGTGAGTCGCTAAGCGAAGTGCTGGCAGCGGTTAAACATGCCTGTGTTGATAAACGCAGCTTGGTAGAAGAAAAGTTCCCTCAACTTAATCGCTTCTTGACCGGTTACGATTTAAAAAATGCCTATAAACCTGAAGATGATAGCCTCGATCTAACACGCATTTTATGTGGCTCGGAAGGCTCTTTAGCGTTTATTACTGAAGCGAAGTTAGACCTCACCGCGATACCAAAATATCGCAGCCTAGTGACAGTGAAGTATGATTCTTTTAATTCGGCCTTACGCCATGCACCAAGTTTGGTAGAGGCTCAAGCGCTGTCGGTTGAAACTATCGACTCTAAGGTACTTAATTTAGCCCAACAAGATGTTGTGTGGGACAGTGTTAGTGAGTTGATTCAAGATGTGCCTAACCAAGATATGCAAGGCATTAACATCGTCGAGTTCGCCGAGAATGACGCGCAATTGCAGCAACAAAAAGTCGCTGCGCTGATCGACACTCTGTCTGCAGAAGGTATCAGCGAGCTTGGCGTGATTGGCTTTCAACACTGTGACGATTTACCCAGCATTAATGCCATTTACAACATGCGTAAAAAGGCCGTGGGCCTGTTGGGTAATACCGAAGGCGCAGCTAAGCCGGTTGCCTTTACCGAAGATACTTGTGTACCACCGGAGAACCTAGCTGATTTTATTGTTGAGTTTAGAGCCTTATTGGACCAGCAAGGTCTGCATTACGGCATGTTTGGCCATGTGGACTCAGGGGTATTACACGTACGTCCTGCGCTAGATCTGTGTGACCCGCAGCAAGAAATATTGATGCGAGAAATCTCCGATCAAGTGGTCGCTTTAACTGCTAAGTATAAAGGCTTGATGTGGGGTGAGCACGGTAAAGGCTTCCGCTCAGAATATGGGCCGGCCTTCTTCGGAGAAGAGTTGTTTGCCGAGCTGCGTAAAATCAAAGCAGCCTTCGACCCTAATAACCAGATAAACCCCGGTAAAATATGTACTCCGCTGCACAATGAAGAAGGCTTGGTTTCGGTTGATGGCACTAAACGTGGCCAATATGACCGACAAATTGCTGTAGAAGTTCGTGACAGCTACAAAAATGCCATGGAATGTAACGGCAACGGACTGTGTTTTAACTACGACACCGCCAGTCCCATGTGCCCGTCATTTAAGGCCACTGGCGATCGTCGTTTTTCACCTAAGGGTAGAGCCGGATTAATGCGTGAGTGGCTACGTCAGCTGGCCGCTTTACAGGTTGACCCCTTAGCGCAAGAGCAGAAGCTTAACTCTGGAGCCCTCGCTCCAGATTCGTGGTTACTGAAAATCCGTAACACTATGGCAAAAGCCAAGGGTGAATACGACTATAGCCATGAAGTATTTGAAGCCATGCAAACTTGTCTAGCTTGTAAAGCTTGTACTACCGGCTGTCCTATTAAAGTGGATGTACCGACTTTCCGTTCGCGCTTTTTAAATATTTACCATGGCCGTTATTTGCGCCCAATTAAAGATTACTTTGTCGCCTACGTAGAAAGCTATGCGCCACTGATGGCCAAGGCTCCAAGGTTATTCAACAGCCTAATGGAGCCAAAATGGATTAGCCAGCTAATCACTAAGTTCATTGGCATGGTTGATATTCCAAGTTTGAGTTATCCCACCTTAGCCAAACGTTTACCTGAGAGCTTGGTAAGCAAATATGATTTTAAAGCGCTACAGGGTTTAACTGAGCAACAGAAACAGAAAACCGTATTGGTGGTGCAAGACCCGTTCACGACCTTCTACGAAGCCGAATTAGTTGAAGACTTTGTCAAACTAGCTAAGTTATTGGGGATTACTCCGGTGTTATTGCCGTTTAAGCCCAATGGTAAGCCTCAGCATATCAAGGGTTTCTTAAGTAAGTTTAATAAATCGGCGCAAACCAGTGCTGCTTTTCTCAATCAAGTAGCAGAGTTGGGTATCCCCATGGTTGGGGTGGAGCCTGCCTTGGTACTGTGTTACCGCGACGAATACAAGCACGCCCTAGGTGAACAGCGTGGTGACTTTGTAGTGCAAGTGGTGCAGGAATGGCTGGACGCCTTAGCACCCGAAGTCGGTGAACAGTTGCAAGCCAGCGATAAAGACATCTGGTATTTATTTGGTCATTGTACTGAGAAAGCACTGAAAGCCGATGCCTTTAAACAATGGCAAAAGGTATTTCAGCGCTTTGGCGCCAGCTTAGAAGATGTCGCCGTGGGTTGTTGTGGTATGGCGGGCACTTACGGCCACGACGCCAAACAATATGAAACCTCTAAAGCGATTTATGACTTGAGCTGGAAGCAAAAAATGGCCGAGTTACCTAGAGAACGTTGTATGGTTACTGGTTACTCCTGCCGTAGTCAGGTTAAACGCCTTGAAGGCGCCAAACCAAAACATCCTCTACAGATCTTACTAACGGTGCTGTCATGA
- the rlmKL gene encoding bifunctional 23S rRNA (guanine(2069)-N(7))-methyltransferase RlmK/23S rRNA (guanine(2445)-N(2))-methyltransferase RlmL, with translation MADFFASTAKGLESLCLEEITALGAENCKQTVAGVSFTCDWPTAYKICLWTRFASRILLRLVETQADNVSELYASAYQINWAKYFAVDQTFSVHCTGTNHFINNSQFGALTVKDAIVDQFKKQFGERPNVAKTDEDARIIVRIAGKHLAISLDLVGLSLHRRGYRSEQGEAPVRENLAAALVARSQWSENYLIDPMCGSGTLLIEAAMQAADIAPGLEREFAFTRFANFAKAAWAEILQQAQDRATLGLEQCNKKLIGYDIDRRMVALAKANIERAGLSKLISVHVHDAAELPSPPKQAGLILSNPPYGERLGELTKLIGLFLSFGASVRSQYGGWRLALFTATPELLDYLRLRSDKQYKFFNGALPCVLKIYQIGEGASSEQQQYAPDFVNRLIKNKKKLQKWINRENISCYRLYDADLPEYNVAVDVYHDYMVVQEYRAPKSIDANKARRRLLDLLTGLLQSGLVANDKLVIKQRAQQKGRQQYQRQSDEKERFVVQEYGAQFYVNLTDYLDTGLFLDHRNMRHYLQQHSQGKKVLNLFAYTGSASVHAALGGADKVTTVDMSNTYLNWAKDNFRLNQLPINKHEFIRADCMAWLKSPISQRWDMIFLDPPTFSNSKKMEETFDIQRDHLDLLKSVSRLLNPGGKLIFSNNKRHFKIDKEGLSQLGLRADNISNQSLSPDFERNKHIHNCWMIHKD, from the coding sequence ATGGCAGATTTTTTCGCTTCAACCGCTAAAGGTTTAGAAAGCTTATGTTTAGAAGAGATTACCGCACTGGGTGCAGAAAACTGTAAGCAGACAGTAGCAGGGGTGAGTTTCACATGTGATTGGCCCACCGCTTATAAGATTTGTTTGTGGACACGGTTTGCATCTCGCATTTTGTTGCGCTTGGTAGAAACTCAAGCCGATAACGTAAGTGAACTCTATGCTAGCGCTTATCAAATCAATTGGGCTAAATATTTCGCAGTCGATCAAACCTTCTCGGTGCATTGCACCGGCACCAACCACTTCATTAATAATAGCCAGTTTGGTGCTTTAACAGTTAAAGATGCCATTGTTGATCAATTTAAGAAACAATTTGGCGAGCGACCTAATGTTGCTAAAACCGATGAAGATGCACGTATTATTGTGCGCATTGCCGGCAAACACTTAGCCATATCTTTGGATTTAGTCGGTTTGTCCTTGCACCGGCGTGGTTACCGCAGTGAGCAGGGTGAAGCGCCAGTTCGAGAAAACTTGGCTGCTGCCTTGGTGGCTCGCAGTCAATGGTCGGAAAACTATCTGATCGATCCTATGTGTGGTTCTGGCACCTTATTAATTGAAGCGGCTATGCAAGCAGCTGATATTGCTCCTGGTTTAGAGCGCGAGTTCGCCTTTACCCGCTTTGCTAACTTTGCCAAAGCCGCTTGGGCTGAGATTTTACAACAAGCGCAAGACCGCGCCACGCTGGGACTAGAGCAGTGTAATAAGAAGTTGATTGGCTATGACATCGACCGCCGCATGGTGGCGCTTGCTAAAGCCAATATTGAGCGGGCGGGTCTAAGTAAACTGATATCGGTACACGTGCATGACGCAGCCGAGCTACCCAGCCCTCCTAAGCAAGCGGGTCTTATTCTATCTAACCCTCCCTATGGCGAGCGCTTAGGTGAATTAACTAAGTTAATTGGTTTGTTTCTTTCTTTTGGGGCTAGTGTTCGTTCGCAGTATGGGGGATGGCGTTTAGCACTATTTACTGCGACGCCAGAATTACTGGACTACCTACGTTTACGCAGCGATAAGCAATATAAGTTTTTTAACGGGGCGCTGCCCTGTGTATTAAAGATTTATCAAATCGGCGAGGGTGCTTCGTCGGAACAGCAGCAATACGCGCCTGATTTTGTTAATCGCTTAATCAAAAACAAAAAGAAACTGCAAAAATGGATTAATCGGGAAAACATCTCCTGTTACCGCTTATATGATGCAGATCTTCCCGAATACAATGTGGCTGTTGACGTCTACCACGATTACATGGTGGTGCAGGAATATCGTGCACCCAAGAGCATTGATGCCAACAAGGCGCGACGTCGCTTACTTGATTTACTTACCGGTTTGTTGCAAAGCGGCTTAGTGGCCAATGATAAGTTGGTGATAAAACAGCGAGCGCAACAAAAAGGTCGGCAACAGTACCAACGCCAAAGTGATGAAAAAGAACGCTTTGTAGTGCAAGAATATGGTGCTCAGTTCTATGTTAATTTAACCGACTATTTAGATACCGGTCTGTTTCTTGACCATCGCAATATGCGTCACTATCTGCAACAACATAGCCAAGGTAAAAAGGTTCTTAATCTATTTGCCTATACTGGTTCGGCCAGTGTTCATGCTGCGTTAGGTGGAGCAGATAAAGTGACTACGGTTGATATGTCTAATACCTATTTGAATTGGGCTAAAGACAATTTCCGCCTAAATCAGCTACCGATTAATAAACATGAGTTTATTCGCGCCGACTGTATGGCTTGGCTTAAGTCGCCGATTTCTCAACGCTGGGATATGATATTTCTTGATCCTCCTACTTTTTCTAATTCTAAGAAAATGGAGGAAACGTTTGATATTCAACGAGATCACCTTGATTTGTTGAAGTCGGTTTCGCGTTTGCTTAATCCCGGTGGTAAGCTGATTTTTTCCAATAACAAACGTCATTTTAAAATCGATAAAGAAGGCTTGAGCCAGTTAGGCCTGCGCGCAGATAACATCTCGAATCAGTCTTTGTCGCCAGATTTTGAACGCAATAAACACATTCATAACTGTTGGATGATTCACAAGGATTAG
- a CDS encoding hotdog fold thioesterase, with protein sequence MSIWNVPMSLDGLNAMGEGNMLSFLDIRFCEIGDDYLVASMPVTAKVKQPMGLLHGGASVVLAESIGSCAAYCVAGENAMVVGVEINANHLKAVRNGEVVAKAKPIKLGRTLQVWQIDIHQQQDLVCSSRLTVMVKSKS encoded by the coding sequence ATGAGTATTTGGAACGTTCCAATGAGCCTCGATGGCTTAAATGCCATGGGGGAGGGCAATATGTTGTCCTTCCTCGATATCCGTTTTTGTGAAATCGGTGATGATTACTTAGTCGCCAGCATGCCCGTTACCGCTAAAGTAAAGCAGCCCATGGGCCTATTACACGGCGGGGCAAGCGTAGTACTGGCAGAGAGTATCGGTAGTTGTGCAGCTTATTGTGTAGCCGGAGAAAACGCCATGGTGGTGGGAGTAGAAATTAACGCCAATCACCTAAAAGCGGTACGTAATGGTGAAGTTGTTGCCAAGGCGAAGCCTATTAAGCTGGGTAGAACCTTGCAGGTGTGGCAAATTGACATTCACCAGCAACAAGATCTGGTGTGTAGCTCGCGCCTTACCGTGATGGTGAAATCTAAGTCGTAG
- a CDS encoding glycogen/starch/alpha-glucan phosphorylase gives MAAKKATAKNALALSKEQFKDSIVKHLRSTLGTDEARANNQAWWKATCSAVNELVFDRLTETSKANAENDSRAVHYLSLEFLMGRLTVNNLHNVGVFDAARDALTDLGKDINDICDEEPDMALGNGGLGRLAACFIDSLATLNYPAVGYGIHYEHGLFRQEIQGGRQIERPDSWREYGNPWEICRPESIQEVPLYGYVETVFGEDGKMRKVWHAGRQIKGVPWDIPVVGYEAKTVNVLRLWESKAADFFDWDVFNAGGYVDSQAEKSQAEAVSKVLYPNDESEQGKELRLIQQYFFCACSLKDIIRRYKRNHTDFSQFSKQAVIQLNDTHPTVAIPELMRILIDEEGLVWDDAWKICSETFAYTNHTLLPEALEKWAVYLFEKVLPRHLEIIYEINRRFLEDEVEAKWPGNDEMKRHLSIIEEGETRMVRMAFLCVVTCFKTNGVAAMHSELVKQDLFPEFCELWPERFENVTNGVTPRRWLLACNEELASMYTDLVGDQWPRDLTLLSKANEFADDAKFQKKFMDIKHTKKVQLAKVIKDLCDVEVDPNAIFDIQIKRLHEYKRQHLNVLHILALYRRLLENPNYEMNKRVFIFGAKAAPGYKLAKDIIYAINKIADKVNNDERIQGKLKVVFLPNYRVTLAEKLFPAADVSEQISTAGYEASGTGNMKFALNGALTLGTLDGANVEIAEEVGDENVFIFGLNCDEVKALKAAGYNPWDYYYGNPELKAVLDWLETDYFTPGAPGELASIKQSLLEGGDPYLCLADFASYSEAHIAVDKMYSDKKGWARKAIINSASVGKFNSDRSIEDYVDRIWHLEKVMPN, from the coding sequence ATGGCCGCTAAAAAGGCAACAGCAAAAAACGCACTAGCGTTATCTAAAGAGCAGTTTAAAGATTCTATCGTTAAACACTTACGTAGTACTCTTGGTACTGATGAAGCACGTGCTAACAACCAAGCTTGGTGGAAAGCAACTTGTTCAGCAGTTAATGAATTAGTTTTTGATCGTTTGACTGAAACTTCAAAAGCAAACGCTGAAAATGATTCTCGCGCAGTTCACTACTTATCTCTTGAGTTCTTGATGGGTCGTTTAACTGTAAACAACCTTCACAACGTTGGCGTATTCGATGCCGCGCGTGATGCACTTACTGATTTAGGTAAAGACATCAACGACATTTGTGATGAAGAACCAGATATGGCTCTTGGTAACGGTGGTCTAGGTCGTCTAGCAGCCTGTTTCATCGATTCTTTGGCTACCTTGAACTACCCAGCAGTAGGCTACGGTATCCACTACGAGCACGGCTTATTCCGTCAAGAAATCCAAGGCGGTCGCCAAATCGAACGTCCAGATAGCTGGCGCGAGTACGGTAACCCTTGGGAAATCTGCCGTCCTGAATCAATTCAAGAAGTACCACTATACGGTTACGTTGAAACGGTATTTGGCGAAGACGGCAAAATGCGTAAAGTTTGGCACGCTGGTCGCCAAATTAAAGGTGTGCCATGGGATATCCCAGTAGTAGGCTACGAAGCAAAAACTGTAAACGTATTACGTTTGTGGGAATCAAAAGCAGCTGACTTCTTCGATTGGGACGTATTCAACGCAGGCGGTTACGTAGATTCTCAAGCTGAGAAATCTCAAGCTGAAGCCGTTTCTAAAGTGCTATACCCGAACGACGAAAGCGAGCAAGGTAAAGAACTACGTTTAATTCAACAGTACTTCTTCTGTGCTTGTTCACTAAAAGACATCATTCGTCGTTACAAACGTAACCACACTGATTTCTCACAATTCTCTAAACAAGCTGTTATCCAGTTGAACGATACTCACCCAACTGTAGCTATTCCTGAGTTGATGCGCATTCTTATCGACGAAGAAGGTTTGGTATGGGATGACGCGTGGAAGATCTGTTCAGAAACTTTCGCCTACACTAACCACACTCTATTGCCAGAAGCATTAGAAAAATGGGCTGTGTACTTATTCGAGAAAGTATTACCACGTCACCTAGAAATCATTTACGAAATCAACCGTCGCTTCCTAGAAGACGAAGTTGAAGCTAAATGGCCTGGCAACGATGAAATGAAACGTCACCTTTCTATCATCGAAGAAGGCGAAACTCGCATGGTTCGCATGGCGTTCCTATGTGTTGTTACTTGTTTCAAAACTAACGGTGTTGCAGCAATGCACTCTGAATTGGTTAAACAAGACTTGTTCCCTGAATTCTGTGAACTATGGCCTGAGCGTTTCGAAAACGTGACTAACGGTGTCACTCCTCGTCGTTGGTTGTTAGCTTGTAACGAAGAATTAGCTAGCATGTACACTGACCTAGTGGGTGATCAATGGCCACGTGACCTAACTCTACTTAGCAAAGCTAACGAGTTTGCTGATGATGCTAAATTCCAGAAGAAATTCATGGACATCAAGCACACTAAGAAAGTTCAACTAGCTAAAGTAATCAAAGACCTATGTGATGTTGAAGTTGATCCAAATGCGATCTTCGACATTCAAATTAAACGTCTTCACGAGTACAAGCGTCAGCACCTAAACGTGCTACACATACTAGCGCTATACCGTCGTTTACTAGAAAATCCAAACTACGAAATGAACAAACGTGTGTTCATCTTCGGCGCGAAAGCGGCACCGGGTTACAAACTAGCTAAAGACATCATTTACGCTATCAACAAGATTGCTGATAAAGTAAATAACGACGAGCGTATCCAAGGTAAACTTAAAGTAGTATTCCTACCTAACTACCGTGTAACTCTTGCTGAGAAACTATTCCCAGCGGCTGACGTATCTGAGCAGATCTCTACTGCTGGTTACGAAGCTTCAGGTACAGGTAACATGAAGTTTGCTCTTAACGGTGCACTAACTCTTGGTACTCTTGACGGTGCAAACGTAGAAATCGCTGAAGAAGTAGGCGACGAAAACGTATTTATCTTCGGTCTAAACTGTGACGAAGTTAAAGCACTTAAAGCTGCAGGTTACAACCCATGGGATTACTACTACGGTAACCCTGAGCTAAAAGCGGTTCTAGATTGGTTAGAAACTGACTACTTCACTCCTGGTGCGCCTGGTGAGTTAGCTTCTATTAAACAAAGCTTGTTAGAAGGTGGTGACCCTTACCTATGTCTAGCTGATTTTGCTTCTTACTCTGAAGCTCACATCGCGGTAGATAAGATGTACAGCGACAAGAAAGGTTGGGCTCGTAAAGCTATTATCAACTCAGCGTCTGTAGGTAAATTTAACTCAGACCGCTCAATCGAAGATTACGTAGACCGTATCTGGCATCTTGAAAAAGTAATGCCTAACTAA
- a CDS encoding helix-turn-helix domain-containing protein, whose protein sequence is MSDFAHRLKELMAEQSISSFARKVELSESLIRKYLKGSEPSLAKANQIAQKANCSLEWLATGEGYQYRKAEVVDMQALEKAVQLTLAEVKYHDLSVENEKVMKVIVATYQYLRSTRKKDGYFDLDEAKPFVNYVMGLCD, encoded by the coding sequence ATGAGTGATTTCGCCCATCGTTTAAAAGAGTTAATGGCTGAGCAAAGCATTAGTAGCTTTGCCCGCAAAGTAGAGTTAAGTGAAAGCTTAATACGCAAATATCTGAAAGGCTCGGAGCCGAGTCTAGCTAAAGCCAATCAAATCGCGCAAAAGGCCAATTGCTCATTAGAGTGGCTCGCCACCGGAGAGGGTTATCAATACCGCAAGGCTGAAGTAGTGGATATGCAAGCCTTAGAAAAGGCCGTGCAACTCACTTTAGCCGAAGTCAAATATCATGACTTAAGCGTAGAAAATGAAAAAGTCATGAAAGTGATTGTAGCTACCTACCAGTATTTACGCAGTACTCGCAAAAAAGATGGTTACTTCGATTTAGATGAAGCGAAACCCTTTGTGAATTACGTGATGGGGCTGTGTGATTAA
- a CDS encoding SDR family oxidoreductase, with product MQSSKYKTAIITGGASGIGYAIAQRLAEHGVKVIISSRNQHRLQQAAQHLSQGSAHPVRYFCCDVRSKQQVQALRDYAIDQFGRIDILINNSGLGVSDSIEDCSEEDWDLVVDTCTKGTFLMSQAVLPTMKNQQSGFILNIASQAAKHGYANAGPYCAAKFAVLGLAAALQEEVRQHGIKVHSLCPGLVQVPAPQCESEQKKGWLQVKDLAEAAMFVMSQPARVQLENIGLYGF from the coding sequence ATGCAAAGCTCAAAATATAAGACGGCAATTATTACCGGTGGCGCAAGCGGTATTGGTTATGCGATCGCCCAGCGCTTAGCCGAACACGGAGTTAAGGTGATTATTAGCTCGCGTAATCAACATCGCTTGCAACAAGCGGCACAACATTTAAGCCAAGGTAGTGCTCATCCGGTGCGCTACTTTTGCTGTGATGTAAGATCTAAACAGCAGGTACAAGCGTTGAGAGACTATGCTATCGATCAGTTCGGCAGAATCGATATCCTAATAAATAACAGTGGATTAGGCGTGAGTGACAGTATTGAAGACTGTAGTGAAGAAGACTGGGATTTAGTCGTAGATACTTGTACCAAAGGTACATTTCTAATGAGCCAAGCAGTACTGCCCACTATGAAAAACCAGCAAAGTGGATTTATTCTGAATATTGCTTCTCAGGCCGCTAAACATGGCTACGCGAATGCGGGCCCTTACTGCGCTGCTAAATTTGCTGTTTTGGGTTTGGCTGCTGCGTTGCAAGAAGAAGTGCGTCAACATGGCATTAAAGTACATAGTTTGTGTCCGGGTTTGGTGCAGGTTCCCGCACCACAGTGCGAATCTGAGCAAAAGAAAGGCTGGTTACAGGTAAAAGATCTTGCCGAAGCCGCGATGTTTGTAATGAGCCAACCTGCAAGAGTTCAGTTGGAAAACATTGGCCTGTATGGCTTCTGA
- the astE gene encoding succinylglutamate desuccinylase: protein MSELPLIQLGLLQYTLNQPIDTERFSFTLNNGTTVSMLDAGVLLFEPQVEGQRALVFSAGIHGNETAPIECLDKLVSGLLRQTISVSQPLLVILGNPPAMLKACRELEVNLNRLFVGQYRNYPDCYETQRAARLEQVVAEFYAKYPQHQAYHLDLHTAIRASQHEKFAVYPFTHGQPWKRNDLALLQACGVNCVLFSNQPASTFSYHSSFKHNATAFTVELGKVHPFGENDLTTLSQLTETLQQLIGDSDLSSLSFVFEDALLFEVSDVIHRTEQDFGFSFSQSQANFTEYPSGYILGHNGSQQLIVEDGPKAIVFPNDKVALQQRAVLLVKKMSKADIEHAIEQGSLS, encoded by the coding sequence GTGTCAGAACTGCCGTTAATTCAGCTGGGGCTTCTGCAATATACGCTTAATCAGCCCATTGATACTGAGCGCTTTAGCTTCACTTTAAACAACGGAACAACTGTGAGTATGCTAGATGCTGGGGTATTGTTATTTGAACCTCAAGTTGAGGGGCAACGCGCTTTGGTTTTTTCCGCTGGGATCCACGGTAATGAAACCGCCCCCATCGAATGCTTGGACAAATTGGTTAGCGGGCTTCTGCGGCAAACAATCAGTGTTAGCCAGCCCTTGTTGGTCATTCTCGGCAACCCTCCGGCGATGCTCAAAGCTTGCCGCGAATTGGAGGTGAACCTTAACCGACTGTTTGTTGGGCAATATAGAAATTACCCAGATTGCTATGAAACGCAGCGAGCGGCTCGTTTAGAACAAGTGGTAGCAGAGTTTTACGCTAAATACCCACAACATCAAGCCTATCATCTTGACCTTCACACTGCGATTAGAGCTTCGCAACATGAAAAATTTGCGGTTTATCCTTTTACTCATGGCCAGCCTTGGAAGCGCAATGACTTAGCCTTATTGCAAGCTTGTGGCGTCAATTGTGTGCTGTTCTCGAATCAGCCGGCATCCACCTTTAGCTATCACTCCAGTTTTAAGCATAATGCGACGGCCTTTACTGTGGAGCTAGGTAAGGTTCATCCTTTTGGCGAGAATGATTTAACCACACTGTCTCAGCTAACTGAGACTTTGCAGCAACTGATAGGTGACAGCGATCTTTCTTCGCTCAGCTTTGTATTTGAAGACGCTTTGCTATTTGAAGTAAGTGATGTGATTCATCGCACCGAGCAAGACTTTGGTTTTAGTTTTAGCCAGAGTCAAGCAAACTTCACTGAGTACCCCAGCGGATATATTTTGGGTCATAACGGTAGCCAACAACTGATTGTTGAAGACGGCCCTAAAGCGATTGTGTTTCCTAATGACAAAGTCGCCTTACAACAGCGCGCTGTATTGTTGGTAAAAAAAATGAGCAAAGCGGATATCGAGCACGCGATAGAGCAGGGGAGCTTGAGTTAA